From the Lathyrus oleraceus cultivar Zhongwan6 chromosome 4, CAAS_Psat_ZW6_1.0, whole genome shotgun sequence genome, one window contains:
- the LOC127138179 gene encoding uncharacterized protein LOC127138179, with protein sequence MGENGGTWTHQVQFSQSPNLNSFCAPFDMGRQNAAAAGMNPHVDMGTVSRNEAVPPAYASSALPYIQSGLLNEPHGWFYCLPRFDRVLRVLRTSFLRINSLMRVNGESGFPIKKQFLVIDQTGDQTTLIYSSRFGKPVECLGS encoded by the exons ATGGGAGAGAATGGCGGAACCTGGACGCATCAGGTGCAATTTAGTCAATCACCCAATTTGAATTCTTTCTGTGCTCCCTTCGATATGGGGAGGCAAAATGCTGCTGCTGCAGGAATGAACCCACATGTCGATATGGGTACGGTTTCAAGGAATGAGGCAGTACCACCAGCTTATGCATCCTCTGCACTACCATATATACAGTCAGGACTTTTAAATGAACCTCATGGTTGGTTTTATTGTTTGCCTCGCTTCGACAGGGTTTTACGTGTCCTCCGAACCTCATTTCTGAGGATAAACTCCCTAATGCGAGTC AATGGGGAATCGGGCTTTCCTATAAAAAAACAGTTTCTTGTCATTGATCAAACCGGTGATCAAACGACTCTCATTTATAGTTCGAGATTCGGGAAGCCTGTTGAGTGCCTTGGTTCATGA